The following proteins come from a genomic window of Microtus ochrogaster isolate Prairie Vole_2 chromosome 7, MicOch1.0, whole genome shotgun sequence:
- the Kif1c gene encoding kinesin-like protein KIF1C, which produces MAGASVKVAVRVRPFNARETSQDAKCVVSMQGNTTSIINPKQSKDAPKSFTFDYSYWSHTSVEDPQFASQQQVYRDIGEEMLLHAFEGYNVCIFAYGQTGAGKSYTMMGRQEPGQQGIVPQLCEDLFSRVNVNQNAQLSYSVEVSYMEIYCERVRDLLNPKSRGSLRVREHPILGPYVQDLSKLAVTSYADIADLMDCGNKARTVAATNMNETSSRSHAVFTIVFTQRSHDQLTGLDSEKVSKISLVDLAGSERADSSGARGMRLKEGANINKSLTTLGKVISALADLQSKKRKSDFIPYRDSVLTWLLKENLGGNSRTAMIAALSPADINYEETLSTLRYADRTKQIRCNAVINEDPNARLIRELQEEVARLRELLMAQGLSASALGGLKVEEGSPGGTLPAVSSPPAPISPSSPPPHNGELEPSFSPSAEPQIGPEEAMERLQETEKIIAELNETWEEKLRKTEALRMEREALLAEMGVAVREDGGTVGVFSPKKTPHLVNLNEDPLMSECLLYHIKDGVTRVGQVDVDIKLTGQFIREQHCLFRSIPQPDGEVMVTLEPCEGAETYVNGKLVTEPLVLKSGNRIVMGKNHVFRFNHPEQARLERERGVPPPAGPPSEPVDWNFAQKELLEQQGIDIKLEMEKRLQDLENQYRKEKEEADLLLEQQRLYADSDSGEDSDKRSCEESWRLISSLREQLPPTTVQTIVKRCGLPSSGKRRAPRRVYQIPQRRRLQGKDPRWATMADLKMQAVKEICYEVALADFRHGRAEIEALAALKMRELCRTYGKPEGPGDAWRAVARDVWDTVGEEEGGGGGGGAGEEGARGAEVEDLRAHIDKLTGILQEVKLQNSSKDRELQALRDRMLRMERVIPLTQDLEDDNEEPSMVTWAPPEGSEAGEEAVPNDRSPAVRPTSPPLSSWERVSRLMEEDPAFRRGRLRWLKQEQLRLQGLQGSGGRGGGLRRPPARFVPPHDCKLRFPFKSNPQHRESWPGVGSGEVPAPQPPEEVTAPPAPPARRPPSPRRSHRPRRNSLDGGSRSRGGGSAQPEPQHFQPKKHNYYPQQPQPYPAQRPGPRYPPYTTPPRMRRQRSAPDLKESGAAV; this is translated from the exons ATGGCTGGTGCCTCGGTGAAAGTGGCAGTGAGGGTTCGGCCCTTCAATGCCCGTGAGACCAGCCAGGATGCCAAGTGTGTGGTCAGCATGCAGGGCAACACCACCT CCATCATCAATCCCAAACAGAGCAAAGATGCCCCCAAAAGCTTCACCTTCGACTATTCTTATTGGTCACATACTTCG GTGGAGGATCCACAGTTTGCATCTCAACAGCAGGTTTATCGAGACATTGGAGAGGAGATGCTGCTGCATGCTTTCGAAGGCTACAATGTGTGCATCTTTGCCTATGGGCAGACGGGGGCCGGGAAGTCCTACACCATGATGGGGCGGCAGGAACCGGGGCAGCAGGGCATTGTGCCTCAG CTCTGCGAGGACCTCTTCTCTCGTGTTAATGTGAACCAGAACGCTCAGCTTTCCTATTCTGTGGAG GTGAGCTATATGGAGATCTATTGTGAGCGAGTACGAGACCTCTTGAACCCCAAGAGTCGGGGCTCCCTGCGTGTTCGGGAGCACCCTATACTGGGCCCCTATGTGCAAGACCTGTCTAAATTGGCTGTGACTTCCTACGCAGACATTGCCGACCTCATGGACTGTGGAAATAAGGCGCG AACTGTGGCCGCCACCAACATGAATGAGACCAGCAGCCGTTCCCACGCTGTCTTCACTATTGTCTTCACTCAACGCTCCCATGACCAGCTTACTGGCCTGGATTCGGAAAAG GTCAGTAAGATCAGCTTGGTGGACCTCGCTGGGAGTGAGCGGGCTGACTCCTCAGGGGCCCGGGGTATGCGGCTAAAG GAAGGCGCCAACATCAATAAATCCCTGACTACTCTGGGGAAGGTGATATCAGCCCTGGCAGATTTG CAATCAAAGAAGCGGAAGTCAGATTTCATCCCTTATAGAGACTCTGTGCTCACCTGGCTGCTCAAGGAGAATTTGG GTGGGAACTCCCGCACAGCAATGATCGCAGCTCTGAGTCCTGCTGACATCAATTACGAGGAGACACTCAGCACCCTCAG ATATGCAGACCGTACCAAGCAGATCCGGTGCAATGCTGTCATCAATGAGGATCCCAATGCCCGGCTTATCCGAGAGCTGCAGGAGGAGGTGGCACGTTTGCGGGAGCTGCTGATGGCTCAGGGACTCTCAGCCTCTGCTCTAGGAG GTCTGAAGGTGGAAGAGGGGAGTCCTGGAGGTACTCTGCCAGCTGTATCTTCTCCACCTGCCCCAATTTCAccctcatctcctcctccacACAATGGGGAGCTGGAGCCTTCATTCTCCCCCAGTGCTGAGCCCCAGATTGGGCCTGAGGAGGCCATGGAGAGGCTACAG GAGACGGAGAAGATTATTGCCGAGCTGAATGAGACCTGGGAGGAGAAGCTCCGTAAGACAGAAGCCCTGAGAATGGAGAG AGAAgcgctgctggctgagatgggcGTGGCTGTCCGGGAGGATGGTGGCACTGTGGGTGTCTTCTCCCCTAAAAAG ACTCCCCATCTGGTAAATCTGAACGAGGACCCCTTGATGTCTGAGTGTCTGCTCTACCACATCAAAGATGGCGTCACCAG GGTTGGCCAGGTCGATGTGGACATCAAGTTGACTGGACAGTTCATCCGGGAGCAACACTGTCTGTTCCGAAGCATCCCCCAGCCTGATGGAGAAG TGATGGTCACGTTAGAGCCTTGCGAAGGAGCTGAGACATATGTCAATGGGAAGCTTGTGACGGAGCCACTGGTGCTGAAGTCAG GAAACAGGATTGTAATGGGCAAGAACCACGTATTCCGCTTCAATCACCCGGAGCAAGCCCGGCTCGAGCGAGAACGAGGGGTTCCCCCACCTGCAGGACCTCCCTCTGAGCCTGTGGATTGGAACTTTGCTCAGAAGGAGCTGCTGGAGCAACAAGGCATAGATATCAAgctggagatggagaagag GCTGCAGGACCTGGAGAATCAATAccggaaagaaaaggaagaggctgATCTTCTGCTGGAGCAGCAGCGGCTG TATGCAGACTCCGACAGTGGGGAAGATTCTGACAAGCGCTCTTGTGAGGAGAGCTGGCGGCTGATTTCCTCCTTGCGGGAGCAGCTGCCCCCTACCACAGTCCAGACCATTGTCAAGCGCTGTGGCCTGCCCAGCAGTGGCAAGCGCAGGGCCCCTCGCAGAGTTTATCAGATCCCTCAGCGGCGGCGCCTGCAGGGCAAAGACCCCCGATGGGCCACCATGGCTGACCTGAAGATGCAAGCTGTCAAGGAGATATGCTACGAGGTGGCCCTGGCCGACTTCCGTCATGGACGAGCAGAAATTGAGGCCCTGGCTGCCCTCAAGATGAGGGAGCTGTGTCGTACCTACGGCAAGCCTGAGGGCCCTGGTGATGCCTGGAGAGCTGTGGCCAGGGATGTGTGGGATACTGTGGGTGAAGAAGAAGGAGGTGGCGGTGGTGGAGGTGCCGGTGAGGAAGGAGCCCGTGGGGCAGAGGTGGAAGACCTCCGGGCTCACATCGACAAGCTGACAGGAATTCTGCAGGAAGTGAAGCTACAGAACAGCAGCAAGGACCGTGAGCTGCAGGCCCTGCGGGACCGGATGCTGCGCATGGAGAGGGTCATCCCCCTGACTCAG GATCTGGAGGATGATAACGAAGAACCCAGTATGGTCACCTGGGCACCACCAGAagggtcagaggcaggagaggaggcagtACCCAATGACCGCTCGCCAGCTGTCCggcccacctccccacccctgtcCAGCTGGGAGCGGGTGTCGAGGCTGATGGAAGAGGATCCTGCCTTCCGTCGTGGTCGCCTTCGCTGGCTCAAGCAGGAGCAGCTGCGGCTGCAGGGACTGCAGGGCTCTGGGGGCCGGGGTGGGGGACTGCGCAGGCCTCCAGCCCGCTTTGTGCCCCCCCACGACTGCAAGCTGCGCTTCCCCTTCAAAAGCAACCCTCAGCACAGGGAGTCCTGGCCAGGAGTGGGGAGTGGAGAGGTCCCAGCTCCCCAACCCCCTGAAGAGGTCACTGCCCCCCCAGCTCCCCCTGCCCGCAGACCTCCAAGTCCCCGAAGGTCCCACCGTCCTCGCAGGAATTCCCTAGATGGAGGGAGCCGATCTCGGGGAGGGGGTTCTGCACAGCCAGAGCCCCAGCACTTTCAGCCCAAAAAGCACAACTATTACCCCCAGCAGCCCCAACCTTACCCAGCCCAGCGGCCAGGGCCCCGCTACCCACCATACACTACCCCTCCACGGATGAGACGGCAGCGCTCAGCCCCTGACCTCAAAGAGAGTGGAGCAGCTGTATGA